A genome region from Proteus vulgaris includes the following:
- the folA gene encoding type 3 dihydrofolate reductase: MNISLIAALAMDRIIGMEKAMPWTLPGDLAWFKKNTLNKPVIMGRVTYESIGRPLPNRLNIVLSSQPGTDSDVVWVKSVEEALQAAENYDEIMVIGGGKVYEQFLPMANTLYLTHIDAEVIGDTTFPDYEPDEWDSTFMEYHEADENNSHNYCFEILKRRK, translated from the coding sequence ATGAATATTAGTTTAATCGCAGCATTAGCGATGGATCGCATTATTGGTATGGAAAAGGCAATGCCTTGGACATTACCGGGTGACCTCGCATGGTTTAAAAAGAATACGCTAAATAAACCCGTTATTATGGGGCGGGTGACTTATGAGTCTATCGGGCGTCCTTTACCGAATCGTCTTAATATTGTTTTAAGCAGTCAACCTGGAACAGATAGCGATGTCGTTTGGGTTAAATCTGTAGAGGAAGCTTTGCAAGCTGCTGAAAATTATGATGAAATCATGGTTATCGGTGGTGGTAAAGTGTATGAACAATTTCTGCCTATGGCAAATACACTTTATTTAACTCACATTGATGCTGAAGTCATCGGTGATACAACATTCCCAGATTATGAGCCAGATGAGTGGGATTCTACTTTTATGGAATACCATGAAGCAGATGAAAATAACTCACATAACTACTGCTTCGAAATATTAAAAAGAAGAAAATAA
- the pdxA gene encoding 4-hydroxythreonine-4-phosphate dehydrogenase PdxA, which yields MQTKQIKPLVITPGEPAGVGPDLIISLAQMSWDLPWVVCADPQLLKTRAELLNLPLSLVEYDPTSPPRVHTPSQICVLPIALHTNVIPSTLDALNGLYVVETLARACDGCLNGEFSALVTGPVHKGIINDAGVHFTGHTEFFADRSHCERVVMMLATNTLRVALATTHLPLRDVADAITGELLHEIITILNHDLKTKFGIVEPQIYVCGLNPHAGEGGHMGREEIDIIEPALTQLRQQGIHLHGPYPADTLFQPKYLTHADAVLAMYHDQGLPVLKYEGFGRAVNITLGLPFIRTSVDHGTALELAGTKSADAGSFCTALNLAINMIQNCNE from the coding sequence ATGCAAACTAAGCAAATAAAACCACTTGTTATCACCCCCGGCGAACCAGCCGGGGTTGGTCCTGACCTGATTATCTCATTAGCACAAATGAGTTGGGATTTACCTTGGGTTGTTTGTGCTGATCCTCAGTTACTTAAAACAAGAGCAGAATTGTTAAATCTGCCTCTTTCATTAGTTGAATACGATCCAACCTCGCCACCTCGAGTACATACACCAAGCCAAATTTGCGTACTCCCAATCGCTCTTCACACGAATGTCATTCCAAGTACATTAGATGCACTCAATGGATTATACGTTGTAGAAACATTAGCTCGTGCTTGTGATGGCTGTCTAAATGGTGAATTTTCAGCGCTTGTGACTGGACCTGTACATAAAGGCATTATCAATGATGCGGGTGTCCATTTTACAGGACATACCGAATTTTTTGCTGATCGTAGCCACTGTGAACGTGTTGTCATGATGCTGGCGACAAACACATTAAGAGTCGCATTGGCAACCACACATTTACCATTACGAGATGTGGCAGATGCAATTACAGGCGAGCTTCTGCATGAAATTATCACCATTTTAAACCACGATTTAAAAACCAAATTTGGTATAGTCGAACCTCAAATTTACGTCTGTGGTCTTAATCCTCATGCGGGAGAAGGCGGTCATATGGGACGTGAAGAAATTGATATTATTGAGCCTGCATTAACACAATTACGTCAGCAAGGCATTCATCTTCATGGGCCTTATCCTGCTGATACCTTATTCCAACCTAAATATCTAACACATGCTGATGCAGTACTTGCAATGTATCACGATCAGGGATTACCTGTGCTAAAATATGAAGGTTTCGGTCGTGCCGTGAATATCACTCTCGGTCTTCCTTTTATCCGTACTTCTGTTGATCATGGCACCGCCCTTGAGCTTGCAGGTACGAAAAGCGCAGATGCTGGCAGTTTTTGCACCGCATTAAATTTAGCCATTAATATGATACAAAATTGTAATGAATAA
- the apaG gene encoding Co2+/Mg2+ efflux protein ApaG codes for MFTSSKVAIQVQSVYIESQSSPEDQRYVFAYTISIHNLNKCAIRLLRRYWLITNAQGNTTEVRGEGVVGEQPLIEPGTQYRYTSGAVLETPMGTMEGHYEMIDTDGRLFQIEIPVFRLALPTLIN; via the coding sequence ATGTTCACCTCATCAAAAGTGGCGATACAGGTACAAAGCGTTTACATTGAAAGCCAATCTTCCCCAGAAGATCAACGATATGTTTTTGCTTATACCATATCAATTCATAATTTGAATAAATGTGCAATTCGCCTCCTGCGTCGCTATTGGTTGATCACCAATGCACAAGGTAATACCACTGAAGTTCGAGGCGAAGGTGTTGTCGGCGAACAGCCACTTATTGAGCCTGGCACACAATACCGTTATACCAGTGGTGCCGTTCTTGAAACACCAATGGGAACAATGGAAGGTCATTATGAAATGATTGATACTGACGGCCGATTATTTCAAATAGAGATCCCTGTTTTCCGCCTTGCGCTTCCAACATTGATAAACTAA
- the surA gene encoding peptidylprolyl isomerase SurA — protein MRKIHNGKLMKNWKTLFIGLMITVGAATSSTTFAAQELNRVSAIVNNGVVLESDVNRMLQTVKMNAKNAGQEMPDEQVLRQQILERLVMDNIILQMAQQMQIDIPDAAVESTIQGIAAENKLSLDQLKKRLAADGISYNEYRQDIRKEMMLAEVRNNEVRRRITILPQEVDSLAKQIENQASQSVDLNLSHILIPLSENPAPAEMEKAKQVIDRIMNQLKNGADFGKLAATYSADPQALNGGNMGWASIDELPTLFAKELANAQKGQIVGPIHSGVGLHIIKVNDIRGGSNTLSVTEVKSRHILLKSSPIMNDEQAYAKLQQISADIRNGKITFADAAKEYSEDPGSALRGGELGWSMPDVYDPAFRDALMRLNKNELSQPVRSNFGWHLIELEDTRSVDKTDAANKEQAYRLLFNRKFNEEVQNWMQELRVGAYVKIMNENNAN, from the coding sequence ATGCGGAAAATACATAATGGGAAACTTATGAAAAATTGGAAAACGCTGTTTATCGGCTTAATGATCACGGTCGGTGCAGCTACCAGCTCAACAACATTTGCTGCTCAAGAATTAAACCGTGTATCGGCTATCGTCAATAACGGTGTCGTTCTAGAAAGTGACGTCAATAGAATGCTACAGACGGTCAAAATGAACGCAAAAAATGCGGGACAAGAGATGCCTGATGAGCAAGTCCTTCGCCAACAAATTCTAGAACGTTTGGTGATGGATAACATCATTTTGCAAATGGCACAACAAATGCAAATTGATATTCCTGATGCTGCAGTAGAGTCTACAATTCAGGGTATTGCTGCTGAAAATAAACTTTCTCTTGATCAACTGAAAAAACGTCTTGCTGCCGATGGCATTTCTTATAACGAATATCGCCAAGATATCCGTAAAGAGATGATGTTAGCAGAAGTGCGCAATAATGAGGTGCGTCGTCGCATCACTATTTTACCTCAAGAAGTTGACTCGCTCGCTAAACAAATTGAAAACCAAGCAAGTCAAAGTGTTGACCTAAACCTGAGTCATATCTTAATTCCATTATCAGAAAACCCTGCGCCAGCAGAAATGGAAAAAGCAAAGCAAGTCATTGATCGTATTATGAATCAGCTTAAGAATGGTGCGGATTTCGGCAAGTTAGCAGCAACTTATTCTGCTGATCCACAAGCGTTAAATGGCGGTAATATGGGTTGGGCATCTATTGATGAATTACCAACGTTATTTGCAAAAGAGTTAGCAAATGCGCAAAAAGGTCAAATCGTAGGACCTATTCACTCTGGCGTTGGCTTACACATTATCAAAGTAAACGATATTCGTGGTGGCTCTAATACCCTTTCTGTTACAGAAGTTAAAAGCCGTCATATTCTGCTAAAAAGTTCACCAATCATGAATGATGAACAAGCCTACGCCAAGTTACAGCAGATCTCTGCCGATATTCGCAATGGTAAAATCACGTTTGCTGATGCAGCAAAAGAGTACTCAGAAGATCCGGGTTCTGCATTACGCGGTGGTGAGTTAGGATGGTCAATGCCTGATGTTTACGATCCCGCATTCCGTGATGCGTTAATGCGCTTAAATAAAAACGAATTAAGCCAACCCGTACGCTCAAACTTTGGCTGGCATTTAATTGAATTAGAAGACACACGTAGTGTTGATAAAACAGATGCCGCAAATAAAGAACAAGCATACCGTTTACTCTTCAACCGTAAATTTAATGAAGAAGTACAAAACTGGATGCAAGAGCTGCGAGTAGGGGCTTATGTGAAAATAATGAACGAGAATAATGCAAACTAA
- the apaH gene encoding bis(5'-nucleosyl)-tetraphosphatase (symmetrical) ApaH — MATYLIGDIHGCYHELRHLLDKVSFDPTQDTLWLTGDLVARGPDSLEVLRFVKSLGSSLKLVLGNHDLHLLGVFAKISRNKPRDKLNDLLNAPDADELINWLRRQPVLQVDEDKKIIMAHAGITPQWDLETAKMCAREVEAILSSDSYPLFINSMYGDLPNNWSPELSGLARLRFSTNALTRMRYCFPNGQLDMICKDKPQDAPAPLKPWFDLPSQLPEGYSIIFGHWASLEGKGTPDNIYALDTGCCWGGNLTCLRWEDKRYFTQSSLSTPK, encoded by the coding sequence ATGGCAACGTATTTAATTGGTGATATTCATGGCTGTTACCATGAACTGCGCCACCTTCTTGATAAAGTCAGTTTCGATCCTACACAGGATACATTGTGGCTAACAGGTGATCTTGTTGCTAGAGGCCCTGACTCACTTGAAGTACTACGCTTTGTAAAAAGCTTAGGCTCTTCCCTTAAACTCGTCTTGGGCAATCATGATCTTCATCTTTTAGGTGTATTTGCAAAAATTAGTCGCAATAAGCCAAGAGATAAGCTAAATGATTTACTTAATGCACCTGATGCAGATGAATTAATTAATTGGTTAAGACGCCAACCTGTATTGCAAGTTGATGAAGACAAGAAAATCATCATGGCTCACGCGGGGATCACGCCCCAATGGGATTTAGAAACAGCTAAAATGTGCGCTCGTGAAGTCGAAGCTATTTTAAGTAGTGATAGCTATCCTTTGTTTATTAACTCAATGTATGGCGATTTACCAAACAACTGGTCACCAGAACTTTCGGGTCTAGCACGATTACGCTTTAGTACTAATGCACTCACACGTATGCGTTACTGTTTTCCTAATGGTCAACTCGATATGATTTGCAAAGATAAACCTCAGGACGCGCCTGCTCCCTTAAAGCCCTGGTTCGATTTACCAAGCCAATTACCTGAAGGTTATAGCATTATATTTGGGCATTGGGCCTCTCTTGAAGGAAAAGGTACGCCTGATAATATTTATGCATTAGATACGGGATGTTGTTGGGGGGGAAATCTCACTTGTTTACGTTGGGAAGACAAACGATATTTCACGCAATCTAGCCTATCTACTCCCAAATAA
- the lptD gene encoding LPS assembly protein LptD, with amino-acid sequence MKKSYPTLLATLVWATIYGQPAYADLASQCLLGVPVYNKPLVQGDPNNLPVTITANDMQGEYPRMIKYKGDVDIKQGNQTLSADSVELTQTEGEAPLRMVTATGNVSYDDPQIILKGPRAWSNLNNKDTDIEQGDYQMVGRQGRGYANKMQMRGENRYTIMDKGMFTSCLPGDDSWSVVGSEVILDREEQVAEIWNARFRVANVPIFYSPYLQLPIGDKRRSGFLIPNGSYSRSSGFDFQLPYYWNIAPNYDATITTNYISRRGLKLDNEFRYLTTPGRGTIAVDWINHDSQYNKDKAENKSGYLPRDSATRWLFYWGHSGVMNNVWRFNVDYTKVSDNKYFTDFTSQYGNTTDGYATQKFSTGYAQQNWNATLTTKQFQIFSDNKDARAYRAEPQLDLNYYKNDIGPFDFRTYAQFVRFTSVGENTPEANRFHIEPTISLPTSAGWASFNNELKVMATHYDQDIPDAYKKRYPNQLDDSVNRVLPQFKSDMKVVFERQYQTNDITQTLEPRIQYLYVPYKDQSNINNFDSALLQSNYSGLFRDRMYGGLDRIASANQLTTGITSRFYDSELVERFNVSVGQIYFFERPRTGPASIGNEIINSKDETGSMVWAGDAYWRITDTVGMRGGLQYDRRLGSVSMGDAIMEYRADSDHLLQLSYRYVDRDYIQATRVRPYDGGINKLPEYQKGISQVGVVGSWPLAERWGLVGAYYFDTKESEPVSQMVGVQYNTCCWAVNVGYERKIVGWKVDHSDIDNKWSINVELRGLSNNHSLGSQKMLERGILPYQRAF; translated from the coding sequence ATGAAAAAAAGTTATCCCACACTGCTGGCCACCCTAGTTTGGGCCACAATATACGGTCAGCCTGCTTATGCTGATCTTGCCTCCCAATGTTTACTGGGAGTTCCTGTTTATAACAAACCGTTAGTACAAGGCGATCCTAATAACTTGCCTGTCACCATCACTGCAAATGATATGCAAGGTGAATACCCTCGTATGATCAAATATAAAGGTGATGTTGATATTAAACAGGGAAACCAAACCTTAAGTGCCGACAGTGTTGAACTGACACAGACAGAGGGAGAAGCGCCATTAAGAATGGTCACCGCAACGGGAAATGTCTCTTATGATGATCCTCAAATCATCTTAAAAGGCCCTCGTGCTTGGTCCAATCTTAATAATAAAGATACGGATATTGAACAAGGTGATTACCAGATGGTGGGTCGCCAAGGTCGTGGTTATGCCAATAAGATGCAAATGCGTGGAGAAAACCGTTATACCATTATGGATAAAGGGATGTTCACCTCTTGCTTACCTGGCGATGATAGCTGGAGTGTTGTCGGCTCTGAGGTTATTTTAGACCGTGAAGAACAAGTTGCTGAAATTTGGAATGCACGCTTTCGAGTCGCTAATGTCCCTATTTTTTACAGCCCTTATCTTCAATTGCCTATCGGTGATAAACGCCGTTCTGGTTTCTTAATTCCAAACGGAAGCTACTCTCGTAGTTCAGGATTTGATTTCCAACTCCCTTACTATTGGAATATCGCCCCTAATTACGATGCAACGATTACAACTAACTATATTAGCCGTCGTGGTTTAAAATTAGATAATGAATTCCGTTATTTAACAACGCCGGGGCGCGGTACTATCGCTGTTGATTGGATTAACCACGATAGCCAATACAATAAAGATAAAGCAGAAAATAAATCAGGTTATCTTCCCCGTGATTCTGCAACACGTTGGCTGTTTTACTGGGGTCATAGTGGTGTCATGAACAATGTGTGGCGATTTAATGTCGACTACACCAAAGTCAGTGATAACAAATACTTTACTGATTTTACTTCTCAATATGGTAATACCACTGATGGTTATGCGACCCAGAAATTTAGTACGGGTTATGCACAACAGAACTGGAATGCCACTTTAACCACCAAGCAATTCCAAATCTTCTCTGATAATAAAGATGCAAGAGCTTATCGTGCCGAGCCTCAGCTTGATCTGAATTATTATAAGAATGATATCGGGCCGTTTGATTTCCGAACTTATGCTCAGTTTGTCCGTTTTACCAGCGTGGGTGAAAATACGCCTGAAGCAAATCGTTTCCATATTGAACCAACGATTTCACTCCCTACGTCAGCAGGTTGGGCAAGCTTTAATAATGAACTGAAAGTGATGGCAACCCATTACGATCAGGACATTCCTGATGCTTATAAGAAAAGATATCCTAACCAATTAGACGACAGTGTTAATCGTGTATTGCCACAGTTTAAATCTGATATGAAAGTGGTTTTCGAGCGTCAATATCAAACTAATGATATTACACAGACTCTTGAGCCACGAATACAATATCTTTATGTCCCTTATAAAGATCAGTCTAATATCAATAACTTTGACTCCGCATTATTACAGTCAAACTATAGCGGACTTTTCCGCGATAGAATGTATGGGGGTCTTGACCGCATTGCTTCTGCAAACCAATTAACCACGGGTATCACTTCGCGTTTTTATGATAGTGAATTAGTTGAACGTTTTAACGTTTCTGTAGGTCAAATCTACTTCTTTGAACGTCCAAGAACAGGCCCAGCTTCTATTGGTAATGAAATCATTAATAGCAAAGATGAAACGGGTTCAATGGTTTGGGCGGGTGATGCCTACTGGCGGATCACGGATACCGTAGGTATGCGTGGTGGTTTACAATATGACCGCCGTTTAGGTAGCGTATCAATGGGCGATGCAATTATGGAATATCGCGCGGATAGCGATCATCTTCTACAGTTGAGTTATCGTTATGTCGATCGTGATTATATCCAAGCAACGCGTGTTCGCCCTTATGACGGCGGTATTAATAAACTTCCTGAATACCAAAAAGGGATTTCACAAGTCGGTGTTGTAGGTAGCTGGCCATTAGCAGAACGCTGGGGACTTGTGGGTGCTTATTACTTTGATACCAAAGAGTCCGAACCTGTTAGCCAAATGGTGGGTGTGCAATATAATACCTGTTGCTGGGCTGTGAACGTCGGTTATGAACGAAAAATTGTTGGCTGGAAAGTTGACCACAGTGATATTGACAATAAATGGTCAATCAACGTGGAACTCAGAGGCCTAAGTAACAATCATAGTTTGGGTAGCCAGAAAATGCTTGAACGCGGTATCTTACCTTATCAAAGAGCATTCTGA
- a CDS encoding LysE family translocator: MLETSLVVFTIALLGMISPGPDFFLVVKNAARYQRSAAMMTAMGIVAALLVHMSYCVAGIAVLITTTPWLFSILKYAGAVYLLWIGFQSLLSKSNHSIDEKAALHSQISFKKAFMQGFLCNLLNPKATLFFLAVFTQVLSIDSSIGEKLWYAFIIWGLAVVYWPLLVLLIQSAPVRKILNKIQKSIDKVLGVVLIGLGIKVALS; this comes from the coding sequence ATGCTTGAAACTTCTTTAGTTGTTTTTACAATTGCTTTACTCGGGATGATCTCACCAGGCCCTGACTTTTTTCTCGTTGTAAAAAATGCGGCACGTTATCAACGATCTGCTGCAATGATGACAGCAATGGGAATTGTGGCTGCATTACTTGTACATATGTCATATTGTGTTGCCGGTATTGCTGTTCTTATCACAACAACACCTTGGCTCTTTTCCATTTTAAAATATGCAGGGGCAGTTTATTTGCTATGGATTGGCTTTCAGAGTTTGCTGTCAAAATCTAATCATTCGATTGATGAAAAAGCAGCACTACATTCACAAATCAGTTTTAAGAAAGCCTTTATGCAAGGTTTTCTCTGTAATCTACTCAATCCTAAAGCCACCTTGTTCTTTCTTGCCGTTTTCACTCAAGTGCTAAGTATTGATTCAAGCATTGGTGAAAAATTATGGTATGCCTTTATTATTTGGGGATTAGCGGTCGTTTATTGGCCCTTACTCGTCTTATTAATTCAAAGTGCGCCAGTAAGAAAAATACTCAACAAAATCCAAAAAAGTATTGATAAAGTACTTGGTGTAGTATTGATTGGTTTGGGGATTAAAGTGGCATTGAGTTAA
- the rsmA gene encoding 16S rRNA (adenine(1518)-N(6)/adenine(1519)-N(6))-dimethyltransferase RsmA: MNNRVHQGHFARKRFGQNFLTDSYIIESIVESIYPQPGEAIVEIGPGLGAITEPVGARMDKMTVVEIDRDLAARLEVHPTLKDKLTIIQQDAMTIDFAQLAKERQQPLRVFGNLPYNISTPLMFHLFSFADAISDMTFMLQKEVVNRLVASHGSKTYGRLSVMAQYYCQIIPVLEVPPTSFKPAPKVDSAVVRLIPYKEKPYPVTDIAMLSRITAQAFNQRRKTLRNSLGGLLTAEDMTALDIDPTARAENISVEQYCKVANWLSQKQDSQA; the protein is encoded by the coding sequence ATGAATAATAGAGTCCATCAGGGGCACTTTGCCCGCAAACGCTTCGGGCAGAACTTTTTAACAGACAGCTATATTATTGAAAGTATTGTTGAATCCATTTATCCTCAACCTGGTGAAGCCATTGTTGAAATCGGCCCTGGTTTAGGTGCAATTACAGAACCAGTAGGTGCAAGAATGGATAAAATGACGGTTGTCGAAATTGACCGTGATTTAGCCGCTCGTTTAGAAGTTCATCCTACATTAAAAGACAAGCTGACCATTATTCAGCAAGATGCAATGACAATCGATTTTGCGCAATTAGCAAAAGAGCGTCAGCAGCCTCTGCGTGTTTTTGGTAACTTGCCTTATAATATTTCAACACCACTTATGTTCCACTTATTCAGTTTTGCTGACGCTATTTCTGATATGACATTTATGTTGCAAAAAGAAGTGGTTAATCGTCTTGTTGCGAGTCACGGTAGCAAAACTTATGGTCGCTTAAGTGTGATGGCACAATATTATTGTCAAATCATCCCTGTACTTGAAGTTCCCCCTACTTCATTTAAACCAGCACCAAAAGTTGATTCAGCGGTTGTTCGCTTAATCCCTTACAAAGAGAAGCCATACCCAGTAACGGACATTGCAATGCTTAGCCGTATTACCGCTCAAGCATTTAATCAACGACGTAAAACACTACGTAATAGCTTGGGTGGATTACTTACAGCAGAAGATATGACAGCACTTGATATCGATCCAACAGCAAGAGCAGAAAACATTTCTGTTGAGCAATACTGTAAAGTGGCAAACTGGTTATCGCAAAAGCAAGACTCACAAGCATAA